In a genomic window of Alphaproteobacteria bacterium:
- a CDS encoding formylglycine-generating enzyme family protein produces MNKFYSILVPLLIFTFCHSYADDKAAKKKEPCGCGKVSKASALISAPKIAQIGMVEIPSGSFMMGNNDPAAKPDESPVHQVKIDAFYMDETEVTNEQFQKFVKETSYVTTAEKPVDWELLKQQIPPNTPKPSADKLAPGSLVFKQTKHPVSLNDYSQWWHWINGADWRHPHGPKSKILGNDHPVVHVSFEDAQAYCKWQGKRLPTEAEREWAAKGGLENNKYPWGNEEVDVTKPQANIWEGEFPHKSNKIDWTTPVKKYPPNGYGLYDMAGNVWEWTSDLYDAHYYVTLDKQGSVVNPHNTEKSFDPDDPNVKKYVIRGGSFMCHNSYCWGYRISARMKTSPDSSMINLGFRCVKDK; encoded by the coding sequence ATGAATAAATTCTACTCGATTTTAGTTCCTTTATTAATTTTTACCTTTTGTCATTCTTATGCAGATGATAAAGCAGCAAAAAAAAAGGAACCATGTGGCTGTGGCAAGGTATCCAAAGCATCTGCTCTCATATCTGCTCCTAAAATCGCCCAGATTGGGATGGTTGAGATACCATCGGGCTCATTTATGATGGGGAATAATGATCCAGCTGCTAAACCAGATGAATCTCCCGTTCATCAAGTTAAAATCGATGCTTTTTACATGGATGAAACAGAAGTAACAAATGAGCAGTTTCAAAAATTTGTTAAAGAAACTAGCTATGTGACAACCGCTGAAAAACCAGTTGATTGGGAATTGCTCAAACAACAGATACCTCCGAACACACCAAAACCGTCTGCAGATAAATTAGCGCCTGGATCACTGGTTTTTAAACAGACCAAACATCCTGTCTCCCTAAACGACTATTCTCAATGGTGGCATTGGATAAATGGCGCAGACTGGCGTCATCCTCATGGACCTAAGTCTAAAATACTGGGAAATGATCACCCTGTTGTACATGTCTCATTTGAAGATGCTCAAGCTTATTGTAAATGGCAAGGCAAAAGATTGCCCACAGAAGCCGAAAGAGAATGGGCAGCAAAGGGTGGTTTGGAAAATAACAAATACCCTTGGGGTAATGAAGAAGTGGATGTGACAAAACCACAAGCAAATATTTGGGAAGGAGAATTTCCTCACAAAAGTAATAAGATAGATTGGACAACGCCTGTAAAGAAATATCCGCCCAATGGTTATGGGCTTTACGATATGGCAGGAAATGTTTGGGAATGGACATCTGATCTTTATGATGCTCATTATTACGTTACCTTAGACAAACAAGGTAGCGTTGTTAATCCTCACAATACGGAAAAAAGTTTTGATCCAGATGATCCAAACGTCAAAAAATATGTTATACGCGGCGGATCATTCATGTGCCACAATAGCTATTGCTGGGGCTATCGGATATCAGCAAGGATGAAAACCTCACCAGATTCTTCTATGATTAATCTGGGATTTCGGTGTGTGAAAGATAAATAG
- a CDS encoding ABC transporter permease produces MFYIALKMLIGDRGKFLGIILGIGFASLIMTQQPGVFVGLMTRSFSFVTDIGLPDIWVMDKKVKFIDDSKAMPITALYRVASIEGVSWAKPLFKGNIQVRLKSGNFQNCNVIGIDDTTLIGGPAKMVQGKLENLRKSDSIIVSLEGANDKLANPPLKPGGPKIPMAIGDTIEINDNRAFVVGIAETTRTFQSQPIIFTTFSRASKFAPPQRNFLNFVLVKAKDPSKVKELTKMITEKTGYAAYTGDEFKDLTIDYMMKYTGIPINFGISVLLGFLVGAAIAGQTFYNFTIENLRYFGVLKAMGTRNSTLLWMILYQALIVGFIGYGIGLGGTALFSSLTQDTAIAFRFPWQLLLFSFIGVTIISAISAAISIIKVIRLEPAVVFKS; encoded by the coding sequence GTGTTTTATATTGCCCTTAAAATGCTTATCGGAGATCGTGGTAAATTCCTAGGGATTATCCTTGGGATTGGCTTTGCATCCCTCATTATGACACAGCAGCCTGGTGTATTTGTTGGTTTAATGACGCGTTCCTTTAGTTTTGTAACAGATATTGGTCTTCCAGATATTTGGGTCATGGATAAAAAAGTTAAATTTATTGATGATAGTAAAGCAATGCCTATTACTGCATTATATAGGGTTGCAAGTATTGAAGGTGTTTCTTGGGCAAAACCTCTTTTTAAAGGAAATATTCAGGTCAGATTAAAAAGTGGTAATTTTCAAAATTGCAATGTGATTGGTATAGATGATACAACCCTTATTGGGGGGCCTGCCAAAATGGTTCAGGGGAAACTTGAAAACCTAAGAAAAAGTGATTCTATTATTGTAAGTCTTGAAGGTGCAAATGATAAATTAGCTAATCCGCCGTTAAAACCTGGGGGACCCAAAATACCAATGGCAATAGGTGATACGATCGAGATTAATGATAATCGTGCCTTTGTCGTTGGTATCGCAGAAACAACACGAACATTTCAATCACAACCTATTATTTTTACAACTTTTAGTCGCGCAAGTAAATTTGCGCCACCTCAACGCAATTTCTTAAATTTTGTTCTTGTTAAAGCAAAAGACCCATCAAAAGTAAAAGAACTTACCAAAATGATTACTGAAAAAACAGGTTATGCTGCGTATACGGGTGATGAATTTAAAGATTTAACCATAGATTATATGATGAAATATACAGGCATTCCTATTAATTTTGGTATCTCTGTTTTATTAGGCTTTTTAGTGGGCGCAGCTATTGCAGGGCAAACATTTTATAATTTTACGATTGAAAATTTACGTTATTTTGGTGTTCTTAAGGCCATGGGCACACGAAATAGCACACTTCTTTGGATGATTTTATATCAAGCCTTAATTGTTGGTTTTATTGGATATGGTATTGGATTAGGCGGAACAGCTTTATTTTCAAGTCTTACGCAAGATACTGCAATCGCTTTTAGATTTCCATGGCAATTATTACTTTTTAGCTTTATAGGCGTTACGATTATTTCGGCAATTTCTGCTGCCATCAGTATTATCAAAGTTATACGATTGGAACCAGCTGTTGTGTTTAAGAGCTAA
- a CDS encoding Rpn family recombination-promoting nuclease/putative transposase, whose translation MLSKFLDPKNDVALKKIFGTEKNKDILIHFLNDMLTFKEKEPIQDVTFLKTVQDPEIAAQKTSIVDILCKDNKGNQYIVEIQVAKEKGFEKRAQYYAAKAYSSQARIGAAYADLKEIIFLAISNFIIFPDKEMYKSDHIILDKKTNENDLKDFSFTFLELPKFKKNINELNTIVEKWMYFFKFADDTAEKDVAKIIAGDDIIERAYDELNRFSWNEEELLIYDQADKYEGAYIASMEQKYDEGILKGKVDIVKNMLTAGLDTETIARFTGLSHNEINNIKTISK comes from the coding sequence GTGTTATCAAAATTCTTAGATCCCAAAAATGATGTAGCTTTAAAAAAAATCTTTGGTACAGAAAAAAATAAAGACATTCTCATCCATTTTTTGAATGATATGCTGACATTCAAAGAAAAAGAACCAATTCAAGATGTAACCTTTCTTAAAACAGTTCAAGACCCTGAAATTGCTGCACAAAAAACAAGTATTGTTGATATTTTGTGTAAAGACAATAAAGGCAATCAATATATAGTCGAAATTCAAGTTGCAAAAGAAAAAGGCTTTGAAAAGCGTGCTCAATATTATGCTGCTAAAGCCTATAGCTCACAAGCGCGAATTGGTGCTGCTTATGCTGATCTCAAAGAAATTATATTTCTAGCGATTTCAAATTTTATTATTTTTCCTGACAAAGAAATGTATAAGTCAGATCATATTATTTTAGATAAAAAAACAAATGAGAATGATCTTAAAGATTTTTCTTTTACATTTTTGGAATTACCTAAATTCAAAAAAAATATAAACGAACTGAATACAATTGTTGAAAAATGGATGTATTTTTTTAAATTTGCTGATGACACGGCCGAAAAAGATGTTGCAAAAATTATCGCTGGTGATGATATTATCGAACGTGCTTATGACGAACTCAATCGATTTTCATGGAACGAAGAAGAACTTCTGATTTATGATCAGGCAGATAAATATGAAGGCGCTTATATTGCCTCTATGGAACAAAAATACGATGAGGGTATTTTAAAAGGCAAAGTTGATATTGTCAAAAACATGCTCACAGCAGGTTTAGATACTGAGACAATTGCACGTTTTACGGGTCTTTCTCATAATGAAATTAATAACATTAAAACTATATCCAAATGA
- a CDS encoding arylsulfatase, which yields MAKIFRETIKMKIKTIFCVFTFALALPAGAENVLPFSQQPFEGKIGSTASESTPDFPKSIQAPKGAPNILLILTDDVGFGASSTFGGPIPTPWFDKLAKEGLRYNTFHTTALCSPTRAALITGRNHHTTSTGVITEMGTGYPGYHSIMSKSCGTIGEILKQNGWNTAWFGKNHNIPDWQSSQAGPFELWPTGLGFEYFYGFIGGDTDQWHPALFEGTKPIEPPYNSKNYHFAADMADHAISWIRQQHALAPDKPFFTYFAPGLTHAPHHAPKEWIEKFKGQFDQGWDKLREETLARQISLGVVPADTKLTARPEQIPAWDSLNADQKRLYARMMEVYAASLAYCDHNIGRVIQAIEDTGELDNTLIIYIQGDNGASGEGTLQGLANEVGVAANGVKESLPYLLSIIDDLGGPLTYNHYPVGWAHAMDTPFQWTKQVASHFGGTRNGLVISWPARIKQKGEVRTQFSSVIDITPTILEATGIQLPTVINGVKQKPIEGYSLVYSFDEAKAPTQHKTQYFEMLGNRGIYHEGWMANTTPLRLPWQAASENSPDDFKWELYHIAQDFSQAQDLAAKNPDKLKELQDIFDREAKKYNVYPLDASFVARTDVSIRPSLTRGRSTFTFYPGMIRIPEGTAPDLKNKSYTVTAEVEIPDGGAEGVLVTQGGRFGGWGLIVIDGKPQFIHAFSNQPEHKYRVASNEKLSPGKHTIFFDFKYDEGGAGKGGIGTITVDDKQVAQAKIERTIPTRISLDETLDIGKDSGTPIVEDYADKMPFEFTGNLKKVVIELGKSGLTASNDKEMNESNAKLEAVRD from the coding sequence ATGGCAAAAATTTTTAGAGAGACAATAAAAATGAAAATCAAAACAATATTTTGCGTTTTTACCTTCGCGCTGGCATTGCCAGCAGGAGCAGAAAATGTCCTTCCATTTTCTCAACAACCATTTGAGGGGAAGATTGGCAGCACGGCCAGTGAGTCTACACCAGATTTTCCTAAGTCTATTCAAGCACCTAAGGGCGCACCTAATATCTTGCTGATTCTAACTGATGACGTGGGCTTTGGAGCATCATCTACGTTTGGAGGTCCGATTCCGACACCGTGGTTTGACAAATTGGCCAAAGAAGGTCTTCGATATAATACGTTCCATACTACCGCACTTTGCTCTCCCACGCGCGCGGCACTCATCACCGGCCGCAACCATCACACCACCAGTACCGGTGTCATTACAGAAATGGGAACGGGCTATCCTGGCTACCATTCGATCATGTCAAAGAGCTGTGGCACAATAGGGGAAATTCTCAAACAGAATGGCTGGAATACGGCCTGGTTTGGCAAAAATCATAACATACCAGACTGGCAGTCGAGTCAAGCAGGTCCGTTTGAGCTCTGGCCAACTGGATTAGGATTCGAATATTTCTATGGCTTCATTGGCGGCGACACGGACCAATGGCACCCTGCACTCTTTGAAGGCACTAAGCCTATCGAACCTCCTTATAACTCAAAAAATTATCACTTTGCGGCGGATATGGCAGATCATGCCATCTCATGGATTCGTCAGCAGCACGCTCTTGCACCGGATAAGCCATTTTTCACCTATTTCGCACCGGGATTGACCCATGCGCCGCATCATGCGCCGAAGGAATGGATCGAAAAGTTTAAAGGTCAGTTCGATCAAGGCTGGGATAAGCTGCGGGAGGAAACGCTGGCGCGTCAAATTTCTTTGGGCGTCGTTCCTGCTGACACCAAGCTCACCGCGCGACCCGAGCAAATTCCTGCGTGGGATAGCCTTAACGCTGACCAAAAGCGACTTTATGCGCGTATGATGGAAGTATATGCGGCGAGTTTAGCCTATTGCGATCACAACATTGGGCGCGTCATTCAAGCAATCGAAGATACCGGTGAATTGGATAATACACTCATCATTTATATTCAAGGTGATAACGGCGCGAGTGGCGAAGGTACATTGCAGGGCCTAGCTAATGAAGTCGGCGTTGCCGCTAACGGGGTTAAGGAAAGTCTTCCTTACCTTCTCTCGATCATAGATGATCTCGGCGGGCCGTTAACCTACAACCATTATCCCGTTGGCTGGGCACATGCCATGGACACGCCGTTTCAGTGGACCAAGCAAGTTGCTTCGCATTTTGGTGGCACACGTAATGGTCTCGTTATCTCTTGGCCTGCACGCATCAAACAGAAAGGCGAAGTTCGTACACAATTCAGCTCCGTTATCGATATAACCCCGACGATTCTTGAAGCGACTGGAATTCAATTGCCGACAGTAATCAATGGCGTGAAGCAGAAACCAATAGAAGGGTACAGTCTGGTTTATAGTTTTGACGAGGCCAAAGCACCAACGCAACACAAGACGCAATATTTCGAGATGTTGGGAAATCGTGGGATTTACCACGAAGGGTGGATGGCCAATACAACGCCGCTCCGATTACCTTGGCAGGCTGCCTCAGAGAATAGCCCTGATGATTTTAAATGGGAGCTTTATCACATTGCACAGGATTTCTCCCAAGCACAGGACTTGGCAGCTAAAAATCCTGATAAGCTTAAAGAACTCCAAGATATTTTTGACCGTGAGGCAAAAAAATATAACGTTTATCCACTCGATGCTTCATTTGTTGCACGCACCGACGTATCTATCCGTCCAAGCTTGACACGGGGACGCAGCACCTTCACCTTCTATCCAGGAATGATCCGAATTCCAGAGGGTACAGCACCAGACTTGAAGAACAAATCCTATACTGTTACAGCGGAAGTTGAAATTCCTGATGGAGGAGCCGAAGGCGTTCTTGTGACACAGGGTGGACGCTTTGGTGGCTGGGGATTGATCGTTATTGATGGCAAGCCACAATTTATCCATGCCTTTTCGAATCAGCCAGAACATAAGTACCGAGTCGCCTCAAACGAGAAGCTTAGCCCTGGTAAGCACACCATATTCTTCGATTTTAAGTATGATGAAGGTGGTGCGGGCAAGGGCGGCATCGGCACCATTACAGTGGATGATAAGCAGGTAGCTCAAGCGAAAATTGAGCGCACCATTCCCACGCGAATATCTCTTGATGAAACATTGGATATCGGCAAGGACTCAGGAACACCCATCGTTGAAGACTATGCTGACAAAATGCCCTTCGAGTTCACAGGTAACCTAAAAAAAGTTGTCATTGAACTTGGCAAGAGCGGTCTCACAGCCAGCAATGATAAAGAGATGAATGAATCCAACGCGAAGCTTGAGGCAGTGAGGGACTAA
- a CDS encoding MBL fold metallo-hydrolase, with protein sequence MNHRPNNGYLKFWGVRGTFPITSVSHSKYGGNTSCIELMCNDHLIIFDAGTGLKVLGDTLLAQKKTIKADMLISHTHLDHILGIPFFKPFYALSHQFRLWAGHLKPERLLKDVLSNMMTEPFFPIPIDIFKADIAYNDFNPKDILHLSESIKVETTSLNHPNRAIGYRVNYNNLSICYVTDTEHQTDEQNAHILKLIQDADYFIYDATYTDNEFESHRHWGHSSWQEGYRLAKEANVKNYIIFHHDPDHDDQFMDKIALEASSLNPNTIVAYEGLRIEF encoded by the coding sequence ATGAATCATCGACCTAATAATGGATATTTAAAATTTTGGGGGGTAAGGGGTACTTTTCCTATAACATCTGTGTCACATTCAAAATACGGTGGTAATACGTCCTGTATCGAATTGATGTGCAACGATCATCTGATCATTTTTGATGCAGGCACTGGTTTAAAAGTTCTTGGCGACACATTGCTTGCACAAAAAAAAACCATTAAAGCGGATATGTTGATTTCGCATACACATTTAGATCATATTTTAGGCATTCCTTTCTTTAAGCCATTTTATGCATTATCTCATCAATTTCGTTTATGGGCAGGACATTTGAAGCCCGAGCGCCTTCTTAAAGACGTTTTATCGAATATGATGACGGAGCCTTTTTTTCCGATTCCCATCGATATTTTTAAAGCTGATATTGCTTATAATGATTTTAACCCAAAAGATATTTTACATTTAAGCGAAAGCATTAAAGTTGAAACAACATCCTTAAATCATCCTAATCGGGCCATCGGCTATCGTGTAAATTACAACAATCTATCAATATGCTATGTGACTGATACGGAGCATCAAACAGATGAACAAAATGCTCATATCTTAAAACTCATCCAAGATGCAGATTATTTTATTTATGATGCGACCTATACAGATAATGAATTTGAATCACACCGTCATTGGGGGCATTCAAGCTGGCAAGAAGGCTATCGATTAGCCAAAGAAGCCAATGTCAAAAATTATATTATTTTTCATCATGATCCTGACCATGATGATCAATTTATGGATAAAATTGCATTAGAAGCATCTTCATTAAACCCGAATACTATTGTCGCTTATGAAGGATTAAGGATAGAGTTTTAA
- a CDS encoding efflux RND transporter periplasmic adaptor subunit, producing MSKFLPLHRVLFIIAFIGLSAGALMSIKDTQPQPISQPVVAPSFSPYKNFIAGSGIIEAQTDNIKIGSLLTGVVDEVFVDVGHHVQKGDKLFRLDARQVLADIDIKKTQLMEAQANLRHAKTTFQDAKDKFNLVKNIENNGSISKEEYIIRRNNLMIADTNLKISEAVVKTNEAHLKASQLNLELLTINSPMECIILQVNVHPGEFVANDLNPLVLIAGGTKYHIRVDIDENDAWRFKEKTNAIAYLRGNNELKIPLHFEYLEPYVVPKRNLTGGSSERVDVRVLQPLYSFDPKLIQTYIGQQVDVYIEVP from the coding sequence ATGTCTAAATTTTTACCGCTTCACCGTGTTTTATTTATTATTGCTTTTATTGGCTTGAGTGCTGGTGCTTTAATGTCCATCAAAGATACGCAACCACAACCCATTAGCCAACCTGTTGTTGCGCCCTCTTTTTCACCCTATAAAAATTTTATTGCAGGATCGGGTATTATTGAGGCGCAAACTGATAATATTAAAATAGGGTCGTTGTTAACAGGTGTAGTTGACGAAGTTTTTGTAGATGTTGGGCATCATGTACAAAAAGGGGATAAATTATTTAGGCTCGATGCACGTCAAGTTCTTGCAGACATTGATATTAAAAAAACACAACTTATGGAAGCGCAAGCAAATCTTAGACATGCAAAAACAACATTTCAAGATGCAAAAGATAAGTTTAATCTTGTTAAAAACATTGAAAATAATGGATCCATTAGTAAAGAAGAATATATTATACGTCGCAACAATTTAATGATCGCTGATACCAATTTAAAAATTTCTGAAGCCGTTGTTAAAACGAATGAAGCACATTTAAAAGCATCGCAATTAAATTTAGAACTTTTAACAATCAATTCACCTATGGAATGCATTATTTTACAGGTCAATGTTCATCCTGGAGAATTTGTCGCCAATGATCTTAATCCTCTCGTTTTAATTGCAGGTGGCACAAAATATCACATCAGGGTTGATATTGACGAAAATGACGCTTGGCGCTTCAAAGAAAAAACTAACGCTATTGCGTATTTGCGTGGAAATAATGAGCTTAAAATACCACTTCATTTTGAATATCTTGAACCTTATGTCGTACCTAAAAGAAATCTAACGGGTGGCTCAAGCGAACGCGTTGATGTGCGCGTATTACAGCCTTTATATAGTTTTGATCCTAAGCTTATTCAAACTTATATAGGTCAACAGGTTGATGTGTATATAGAGGTTCCATGA
- a CDS encoding neuromedin U produces MRIAIIVITIMILGDLSLYATDKETKIDPISSPKKDSKGEDTESLAKAAQNPIANMISLPFQNNTNFNAGADDQTQNILNIQPVIPFDMTPNWNLITRTILPVISQPGLNPGMGRKNGIGDMQVSFFLSPKDSGKLVWGIGQIFQVPTASDNALGAKKWATGPTGVALISKGPWLCGGLINNIWDFAGNSKRERVNQMLMQPFVNYNLPSSPGTYLTSSPIITANWTAKSRDRWVIPIGLGIGQILKIGSQPINVSAATYYNIVRPKNASDWTIRVQLQFLFPK; encoded by the coding sequence ATGCGTATAGCTATTATTGTGATTACTATTATGATTCTAGGAGATTTAAGCCTATATGCTACCGATAAGGAAACAAAGATAGATCCTATCTCGTCCCCCAAAAAGGATTCTAAAGGAGAGGATACAGAATCTCTTGCAAAAGCAGCACAAAACCCAATCGCCAATATGATCAGTTTACCGTTTCAAAATAATACAAATTTTAATGCAGGCGCTGACGATCAAACTCAAAATATCTTGAATATCCAACCTGTTATTCCATTTGATATGACTCCAAATTGGAATTTAATCACACGTACGATCCTTCCTGTGATCTCCCAACCAGGATTAAATCCTGGTATGGGTCGTAAGAATGGGATTGGGGATATGCAAGTTTCATTTTTTCTTTCTCCCAAAGATTCAGGAAAACTGGTATGGGGCATAGGCCAAATTTTTCAAGTTCCAACAGCGAGCGATAATGCCTTGGGCGCTAAAAAATGGGCTACAGGTCCCACGGGTGTTGCGCTGATTTCAAAGGGGCCATGGCTTTGTGGCGGCCTCATCAATAACATTTGGGATTTTGCAGGAAATTCTAAACGTGAACGCGTCAACCAAATGCTTATGCAACCTTTTGTTAACTATAACCTCCCATCTTCTCCAGGGACTTACCTCACCTCATCTCCCATTATTACGGCCAATTGGACTGCCAAAAGTCGGGATCGATGGGTCATTCCTATTGGCCTTGGAATTGGACAGATTTTAAAAATAGGGTCTCAACCCATAAATGTGTCGGCGGCCACTTATTACAATATCGTGAGACCAAAAAATGCTTCTGATTGGACAATCAGGGTACAACTTCAATTCTTATTTCCAAAGTAA
- a CDS encoding efflux transporter outer membrane subunit, with translation MKNTFRLLTSHLSTHILKLFGYISFLVLNLTGCAFGPDYKRPDVKLPQEWAHQSKDPTQKINLKWWENFQDSCLTDLIKEAIQENLDLKAAEARILQARANLRGIVANLFPQINMDGTISRNRRSENSVNGGGGEGSPYYSEYKAQFDVSWEIDFFGRVKRGKEAALAQLESSIFDRHAISIILYADIAQNYISLRKNQHIKKVLKDLIQDWQKLYDLNLDLKKSGLSNDIQLLNIKSSLDEAKAAISPIKANINAFIYQLSFLLGKNPTDLKEKLSKASPMPSWNAALILDLPSTLIQRRPDIRKAEEDLKDATALIGVHLADLFPRFSLTGIFGHDANIPSQFFKASSRYFTLGANPSFVLFDFGRIRAVIDEAKGFKDEKFYMYKNTILNAFKEVEEFCIHYLMDAEQEGKLQLVYKDAAKSLENSKTRFVQGLDPYINVLNSQINLRSKELNLLDVTEKKLLDVIALSKALGGGWS, from the coding sequence ATGAAGAATACGTTCCGCTTGCTCACCTCTCATCTTTCTACCCACATTTTGAAATTGTTTGGGTATATAAGTTTTTTGGTATTAAATCTCACCGGATGTGCTTTTGGGCCTGATTATAAAAGACCGGACGTGAAGCTACCTCAAGAATGGGCGCATCAATCAAAAGACCCAACGCAAAAAATCAACTTAAAATGGTGGGAAAATTTTCAGGATTCTTGTTTAACGGATCTTATCAAAGAAGCAATTCAGGAAAATTTAGATCTTAAAGCAGCCGAAGCACGTATTCTTCAAGCACGTGCAAATTTAAGAGGCATTGTCGCCAATTTATTTCCTCAAATAAATATGGATGGCACAATCTCTCGCAACAGAAGAAGTGAAAATAGTGTTAATGGCGGTGGAGGTGAGGGAAGTCCCTATTATTCGGAATATAAAGCTCAATTCGACGTGTCTTGGGAAATTGATTTCTTTGGACGTGTTAAACGTGGCAAAGAAGCTGCTTTAGCGCAATTGGAAAGCTCTATATTTGATCGTCATGCCATAAGCATCATTTTATATGCCGATATTGCACAAAATTATATATCGTTACGCAAAAATCAACATATTAAAAAAGTGTTAAAGGATTTAATACAAGATTGGCAAAAACTATATGATTTGAATCTTGACCTTAAAAAATCTGGTCTTTCAAATGACATACAACTTTTAAATATAAAATCTTCACTGGACGAAGCAAAAGCAGCAATTTCACCCATTAAAGCAAATATAAATGCCTTTATATATCAACTTTCTTTTTTATTGGGTAAAAACCCAACAGATTTAAAAGAAAAATTAAGTAAAGCCTCTCCAATGCCTTCTTGGAATGCAGCGCTCATTCTTGATTTACCCTCAACGCTTATTCAACGAAGACCTGATATTCGCAAAGCAGAGGAAGATCTAAAAGATGCGACGGCTCTTATCGGTGTTCATCTTGCAGATTTATTTCCAAGATTTTCACTTACGGGTATTTTTGGACATGATGCTAATATACCTTCTCAATTTTTTAAAGCGTCGAGCCGTTATTTTACATTAGGTGCCAATCCCAGTTTCGTTCTTTTTGATTTTGGTCGTATTAGGGCCGTTATTGATGAGGCTAAAGGCTTTAAAGATGAAAAATTTTATATGTATAAAAACACGATTTTAAATGCTTTTAAAGAGGTTGAAGAATTCTGTATTCATTATCTTATGGATGCAGAGCAAGAAGGGAAACTACAATTAGTATATAAAGATGCTGCAAAAAGCCTTGAGAACAGTAAAACACGGTTTGTACAAGGGCTTGATCCTTATATAAATGTTTTAAACAGTCAAATAAATTTGCGTTCCAAAGAATTAAATCTATTAGATGTTACCGAAAAAAAACTACTCGATGTTATTGCATTATCTAAAGCATTAGGCGGTGGCTGGTCATAA
- the trxA gene encoding thioredoxin: MRSISDASFSSDVLQSTLPVLVDFWAPWCGPCKSLSPILEELSKELDGQITIVKMNVDDNAQIPAQFGVRSIPTMVLFKNGQAVSTQVGLLPKSKIMEWVKS; encoded by the coding sequence ATGCGCTCCATTTCAGATGCAAGTTTTTCAAGCGATGTATTGCAATCAACTTTACCCGTTTTAGTAGATTTTTGGGCACCTTGGTGCGGTCCTTGTAAATCTTTAAGCCCCATTTTGGAAGAGCTTTCAAAAGAACTTGACGGTCAAATCACGATTGTAAAAATGAACGTCGATGATAATGCCCAAATTCCTGCTCAATTTGGTGTCAGAAGTATTCCCACCATGGTGTTATTTAAAAATGGTCAAGCCGTTTCAACACAAGTAGGGTTATTACCAAAATCAAAAATTATGGAATGGGTTAAATCGTAA
- a CDS encoding ABC transporter ATP-binding protein, with protein MVNEQNIAVDCQDITKIYGTDGNEVYALNGATLKVKVGELLMLAGPSGCGKTTLISIIASILNYNEGQCIVLGQDLQKMSKSEKITFRAENIGFVFQAFNLIPPLTSAENIAVPLIIQGVDRETATQKASALLTEMGMGEKKDVLPAGLSGGQQQRVAIARALIHNPKLIVCDEPTSALDSQTGQKIMKIMKKITQEQKRTLIVVTHDIRIYPFADRIALMEDGQIKHVYDSYEQALEYQTSQEEAHV; from the coding sequence ATGGTAAACGAGCAAAATATAGCTGTTGATTGTCAAGACATTACGAAAATATATGGGACTGATGGCAATGAAGTTTATGCATTAAATGGCGCAACCCTTAAAGTTAAAGTGGGGGAGCTTCTTATGCTTGCAGGTCCTTCTGGATGTGGCAAAACAACGTTAATTTCAATTATAGCAAGTATATTAAACTATAATGAAGGACAATGCATTGTTTTGGGTCAAGATTTGCAAAAAATGTCTAAATCTGAGAAAATTACCTTCAGAGCTGAAAATATAGGATTTGTATTTCAGGCATTTAATCTTATTCCACCTTTAACATCTGCTGAAAATATCGCAGTTCCTTTGATTATTCAAGGTGTTGATAGAGAAACAGCTACCCAAAAAGCATCCGCTTTATTAACTGAAATGGGGATGGGTGAAAAAAAAGATGTCTTACCTGCTGGCTTGTCAGGAGGACAACAACAACGTGTCGCGATTGCGCGTGCATTGATTCATAATCCAAAACTTATTGTTTGTGATGAGCCAACATCAGCACTTGACAGTCAAACAGGTCAAAAGATTATGAAAATTATGAAAAAAATAACACAAGAACAAAAACGAACTTTAATTGTCGTGACCCATGATATTCGTATTTATCCTTTTGCAGATCGGATTGCACTCATGGAAGATGGTCAAATTAAACATGTTTATGATTCCTATGAGCAAGCTTTAGAATATCAAACAAGCCAAGAGGAAGCGCATGTCTAA